The genomic window AGCGCCGATGCGTGTGCGGGAAAGAATGCATACGGCGCGAGCACATTCTTGCACTGGCCGGGCCGCTTGAATTTCGGATCGGCAAAGATCTTGCCGTTCGATGAGTGACAGTAAGGCCAGCCGTAGTCGCCGCCGTCCTGCAGCTTATAGAACGTCTCGTCGGGCTTTTGCGGGCCGAGGTGATCGCTGCCTTGTTCGGTTACAAAGACCGAATCGCCGATCGCGCGTATCCCGACCGCGTTGCGGAGGCCCTTTGCGAATACACGCTTGCCGCTGCCGTCGGGGTTCATTATGAGGACGGTTCCTCGCTCAGGCTCGCTCGCCTTTTCAACGCAAACATTGCATGACGAACCGACTGAGACATAGAGCATGCCGTCCTGCGAGAAGGTGATGGTTCGTGTCAGGTGCCAGCCGCCGATCTTGTAGCTTTCGCCGTAGTCGGGGAATGTCGCGATCACCTGCGGCTTATTGTCGGTCGGGGCGTTCTCGCCAAGCGTGAATTTTCGGCGTGTCAGCTGTTGGGTCTCTGCGATGTAGAGCCACCATTGGCCGTCCGCATCCTTATAGAACTGGCAGCTGTTCGGGTTGCGAAGCCCCGACAGATATCGAGTAAGCCTTTTGAACTTGCCGCTTTGCTCGTCGAAGCCGTCAAGTATGAATATCGAGCCTTTCCTATTATCGCCCGGTTCAAAGAGGTCGGTAACAAAGATGCGGCCGTCGGGTGCGTTGGTGAGGAAACGCGGGCGCCGCATACCATCGATCGCCCGTATGATCTCAAAACCGTCGGCCACATTGAGTGTAAATGCCGCTCCGCGGTCCGGTTTTATCCGTTGACTGACGAGCCGCGGTTGGGCCGCCATTGTAGATGTAAGCAAAAGTGCGGCAGCGATCGCTGTGATGATATTTCGAGCGTTCATTTCCCTATTTTATAACGTTGAGCCGAATTGTCTCGGACGTGATCCTGTAATTGATCGTTCCGCCTTTTACCGTTTCGGCGGGAAGCGATGCTGTGGATGAAACTTCGGCACTAAGCTGTGCCTTACCGACGGCGAATTTCGCAAGCGTGTTTGCGTTGACCGTGACTGATATCGAGCCGGTAGCCGGCTGGTCGTCGATATCTATCGAGGTGTCGATCTGCGGCTGCTGTTGAGCATTTGCGCTATTGCCCGTATCGCTTATCGGCGGCGGCGTGTCCGAAATGAGCTTTAGAGAAAGCCTCTCGTTTGCGGCAAGCGGCCGCGAGAGCCGTATTTCGAATCCTTTGCTTCGGCTCACTTCGCTGGTGTCGGCAGTGATCCCGATCGGAGCAAAGTCGGCCGATGCGCGATGCTCGCGGCCTGCGCTGTCGGTCAGGACAAAGATATTCGAGCCGACAAAGCTGTCAGACGAAGCCGAATAGAATGATCCGCCGAGCGGCGTGCGAAGATGCGGGGTCATCGGCTTGCCGTTGTATTCGACCTTGCTCGGTTCGACAAGCGCAATGGTCGTTCCGGTCGAGCCGCTTACACGAAACGTCGCATTGACCTCTGTCGCCGTGCCGCTTGCATTGATCCAGTATTCAGAATAGACCTCAGAAGGATCGAGCTTTGACGAGTCGATCGTGTCGCACGATCGGCACCCGAAAACCGCCAGCATCAATATCGGAAGCCATAAGAGACTCTTCAGATGATTTTTCATAGAAATAGAGTGTGCCTGAAGATGCCGTGTTTGTCAGCACATTTCTTGCTAAAATGAGCAAATGAAGACCGATCAATTCCTCGTACCGGAAAATACGAAGCTCGACCTGAAAGACTACAAGACCGACTTTACCGCCGGTTATCACGACAAAAGTGAGGCTGTAGAGGCGCTTGAGGATAATGTGGCAAAGCTTAGCAAGCTGCAGGACGCCCTTTATGCCGAGGGCAAACAGGCACTGCTCGTCGTACTGCAAGCGATGGATGCCGCCGGCAAGGACAGCACCATCGAGCATGTGATGAGCGGCGTCAATCCGCAAGGCTGTCAGGTCGTCTCATTCAAACAGCCGTCGGCAGAGGACCTCGCACACGACTTTCTTTGGCGCTGTCAAAAGGCACTGCCCGAACGCGGCAAGATCGGTATCTTCAACCGCTCGCATTATGAAGAAGTTCTCGTTGTGCGTGTGCATCCTAGTATTCTTGCGGGCCAGGCTCTGCCCGCCGATGTCATTTCGGATAAGGACATTTGGAAGAAGCGCTACGAGAGCATACGCAGATGGGAAGAACACCTTGGCGAGAACGGCGTCCGAATTATCAAATTCTTTCTTCACGTCTCAAAGGACGAGCAGAAGAAACGCTTTCTAAAACGCATCGATCAGCCGGAGAAGAACTGGAAATTCTCGATGGGCGACGTGCGCGAACGCGCCCTTTGGGACGAATATATGAAGTGCTACACCGAGGCGATCGCGGCAACTTCGACCAAGGACGCGCCGTGGTACATCATACCTGCGGATACAAAGTGGTTCACGCGGCTTGCCGTGTCCGAGATCATCGTAAAAACGCTTGAGAAACTCGACCCGCAATATCCTAAGATGAGCGATGAGCAGCGTGCCGGATTGGCCGAGGCTAAAAAGGCGCTCGAGAACGAATAGCGGATGCTCAAAGCTCGTCTATCGAAAGAAGGTCGCCGATCCGCTCAACGGTAAGGTCCGCGGGCGGATATTTTGCCACAAGCTCGGCGTCGTGCGCGTAGTGGCCCTGCCGTACAAATACAGTACGGACGCGTTCGGCCCAGATCTCTTTTATCGCAGCGAGGATGCGTATCTTGTCATCCACGACCACATAGCGGTCGGCAGGATACCGCCTTTCGACATCTGCAAGCTCTTTTTCCTTGTGTATGTAGATCAGAATGTTGCCGGCAACGGCATCATAGAGGCCCGAGCGTTCGACCTTACGCGGCTGAAAGACAACGTCGCCATCCGTCAGGATCACCGTCTTGCCAAGCGTACGGCAGCGATCGATGACATCGAGCGAATTTGGAAAGAGGCGGTTGGCGAACGGATAGTTGATCAGATACGTCGAGACGGCAAGCAGGTGCGAGTCATAATGATGGGCCATCCGATAGCGTTGGAGTGCCCCGAGGTAGTCGGCATAGCCAAGCTCGGTTCGCAGCTCCTCGAATATCTCCCAGTAAAGAGTACTTCGCTTTGTTCCGACCTCTTTATCCAGATAATGCCGCAGGTCCTGCGTAACGCGGTCGTTGTCGAGCAGCGTGTTGTCAACGTCAAATAGAAAAACGGTTCTCATAAGTCTCGCCGTTCAGCTAGTCAATCGGCGGTAAATGTTCGGCATACGCTCAGGTAGCGAGAGCACATCATCGATGATCGTGTAGCCGACGTTGCCGTAAAGGTTACGCAGTTCGGCCTCGGATTCGCGGTCTATCGTGATGCAGAAGGGCGTGATGCCGCCTGTCTTCGCTTCGGTCAATGCTTCCCTGACGTCCTCGCGGGCATAGCGCGCATCGCCGTAATCATGATCGTAAGGCCGCCCGTCGGTCAAGATGATAAGCAGCTTCGTACGCGATGACCGCCGCAGCAGCTTGTGGGCCGCATGGCGAATCGCGGCACCGAGCCGCGTGTTGTTCTGAAAGGTGATGCCGCCGATACGCTGCTCGATCTCGGACGAATACTTCTCGTCAAAGTCCTTTATTATAAAGAACTTAACGTTTCGCCTGCCTTCGCTTGTAAAGCCGTATATCGAATAGATATCGCCTACGGACTCGAGCGCTTCGCTCATTAGGACGAGGCCTTCCTTTTCGATCTCGATGATGCGGCGGCCGGGATGCGTATAGGGCTGGAGCGGGTTTCGCGTGATGGTGCGTGCCGTCGATGATGATTGATCGAGCAGTATCGAAACGGCGACATCACGCTGCTTACGAAGCCGCTTGATATAGATATTTTCCGCCTGCCTGCCGTCCGCCTTTCTGTCGATCACGAGATCGACAAGGGCATTCAGATCGTAGTCCTCGCCATCCAATTCGTGATGAATGCGCGCCAGATTCTCGGGCTTCATCAGTTGGAACTGATGCCGTATCGACGATATCACGCCGCGATAACGAGACCGCGTCAGCTCAACAAAAGTGCGGTCGCCGCGCCTTACCTTCTTTTCGATGACGCGGCTCCAGCCGACGCGGTAATCGCCGATCTCGCGATCCCACTCGTCGTATGCGAACGCGACATCATCGGGTTCGAGAGGCACTTCGGGTATCTCAGCGTGCGCCCACGCTTCGGCACCCGAAAGGTCGTCAGGCTCGCCTTCGTCATCAGTGCTGTTCCATGCGTTGAACAGCTCGGAGACATCGTGGGCAGTGCGTTCACGCTCGCGCTTGACCTGATCCTCGGTTACGGATTCCGCGGCATCCTTGTCGTCGTATGCAAAGTCAGAGTCGTCATCGCTCTCGTCTGATGCGGACTCCTGTGTTTGCTCGGGCGAAATATTCTGAAAGAGGTTGTAAACGCGCGAGGTTGCCAACAGCGAGTCGGCAACGGTCGAGTCCCGCCGCATATCACGCAGATAACGTTCGATCACAGCCTCGATCTCGGCGGCCGCTTGGCCGTAGAATTTGCGTGCGTCATCGGTCGCACCGCCGCACAGCGTTATCTGGAAAAGCAGCTCGAACGGCACTTGTGCCGCAGGCACGTCGAAGATGTACGGCCGATTTTCGCGCAGGTATCGCTGCATCAGGTCGAGATCCTTTCGCAGTCCGCGATATGAGCGGCGAAGCTCGTGATCGATCCGCGCATTCTCCATTGTGCCGAATATCTTTCGCGCAAGGCGCGGTTCGGGAAACGCCCCGATCACCGCGCGATGATCCGAACCCTCGGGCAGAACGGCGGCCGACGCCGGGAAGGCGTCATAGGGCCTCGCTGCTTCGCCATTCCGCACGTCATCGATGTAGCCTGAAAGCGAAAAGGCATCGAGCTGCTCGGCGGTGGCTGCGTAAAGCTGTTTCAGCTCTCGAAATGCGGCTTTCAGCTCAGGCGTATCGACGGCAAAGGTACCGAACTCGATCTGCCCCGCGCCGTGTGCGGCAAGCACTTTGAAGAGGCGGAAGTCAGTCTCGTCCGAGTCGAATTCGCTGATCGCGGCAGGCAGAAAGATGGTCTTGCCGTCGCCGATGCGCGTTTCCTGCGAGAGTGCGGTGAACGGTTCGATCTCGACCTCGCGGCCCGTCAGAGCCTCGACATAGAGCCGCAGAACGTTGCGTACACTGTCGAGCGAAAGGCCGAGCCGAGTGCGCCGCAGATGCTCATTTGATTCTCGAGTTTCGAGGGCGAAGTAGCTGCGGCGCGATTTTTGCGATGCCTCGGCCTGTTCGGCAAGCCCCTTATCGACCCACGCTTCGAACTGATCGGCAGAAACATGAGCCAACGCATCGGCACTCGCACGAAATGCGGCCAGAGCACTCTCGGCATCTCGGGCCGCTATCTTTCCGATGTTCTCAAATACCTTTGCAACATTCGCATCGGCCTCGGCGGGGCGTTCGCGAACCACGGAGGAAACGACGCCCGGCGTTGAACGAAGAAATGCGATAAGCACCGAATTGCCGGCGCCCGCAAGTGCGCGAATGATCGTTACCCAGCGGTCGAACGCACGCGGCTGTATCGAAAGCAGCCGGCCGCCCGAACGTACGAAGTGCAGCGTTACGCTGCCGCCGAGGTCAAGCATATCACCCGCTTGTGCCGTCAACTTTACGGCTTGATCGGCATCGATGCGTGAAAGCGTTTCGGGCAGCTCGGCCCAAAGGTCGGCCGCCATGCCGCCCGTGCGTTCAGCGAACTGCATTCCGAGCGTCAAAATACTTTCGGCGACTTCGCTCCGCCGCTCACCGAAGGGTTCGAGTGCAGCGGCAACGGGTTCGCATTGGTTGAGAAAATCGGCGCTGTGCTTTGCCGAGCGGTTAGCTATGGTGAGGCCGAGTTTGAAAAAGCGTTCGGCAAGCGTTGTGTCGCGAAGGGCCGCGGCCGCCTTTGGTGCAAGCCGAACTGTCTCGACCGCCGTCGAGCTTGAAAGCACAAGCTGCTTCATTGCTGTCTGAAGGACAAAGGAGCGCGCGGCACAGCTCATACCGGCTAAAGCTCCGGCACCTTCGGCAAAAAAGGCGATTCCTGTTTCGAGGTTGGTCATGCCGAGTTTGCGTCCCAGCTCGGCCCATACGCGCAGTTCATCCGCTGAGAGGATCTCAGCCGCCGCAGGCACAGCCTCGACAAATTCACGGCTGAGGCGCAGGCTCACGGCGGCAAGAGCCGCGCTGATCTCGACAGCAGCACGCTTTTGTTCTGACGGCAGAGCACTGAGGCTTTTGGCTAGCCCGCCGATCTTTCGCCCGGCCGAGCCGTCCGCAGGTCTTGACATACCACTTTTATTCTACATTTTCGGCGGCACGCCGTCAGAATAGATAAAGACGTGGAAGCAGGCGTTGGCTCCGTATTCGATGAGTGCGTCCAGTTTATTCGCGTCTTCCATTTCGGCGAGTCTCTTCATAACGAAGTTCTGCTCATCGGCGGTCATGTGTTTGCGGGCGAGGTCAAAGGCACAGCCGGAAGTGTGCGGCGGCAGGCTGCCTTCGCCGCGCACCTTGAATGAGTTCGGATTATTGGCATTCAGCGCTATCTGATAATCCATCGAGCGTGTCAGCGAGGTTACGCGCAGCGGGCGGCCGTATTTTGCAAAGTAGGCGTCGGCAACCTCTTTCAAGATGGCCTTTGCTCGCGGATTGAACATACGCAGAAGCCGCACACGCATCTGCTTGCGGTCGCTCGCGTTGTTGAGGTCGTATTGATGGCCCGCAAAGTTCGCGGCCAGATTTACGAGAGCCTGAAATTTCGGCGAACCGGACGCGAGCGGCTGGCTGCCGTCTTGGAACGTGAACGAATTGAAAGGGCCGTCGCTTGCACTGCCGCCGACGTCAAGGTAGAAGCTCTCCGTGGCCATCGGCATCTCGATCAGCTCTTTGTCGAGGCGCTTTGCCGCAAGGTCGGCAAAGTCCATGGGCTGTCGATAACCGGTGGAATTCATCTCGCGCAGCTTCGCCTTTTGCTTTATCACGCCGTCGCCAAAGAGTTCCTTTGGCGGGTCGAGGCCTGCGGGGCGGATGCCTGTCTCGGCATTTCGCGGTTCGAGTGCCTTCTTTTGCCGGTCGGCGAGGAACGCGGCTGTTACATTAAGGTCTGATTCGGCAGCATCGCTGCTCCCGACCGAGACATCACCGACGGTCGAAGCATCGATCTCCTTTTCCTCGACTTCCCATGATGCGATGAGGTCGTCGAGGTCGTCTTCATCCTCGCCGCCGAGCGGGTCAATGACACGCATAGGGATCAGGCCTGAGCGTATCTGCGGCGTTTGTTTTCCGCCGCCGGCGCCATCTTTTCGTGAGACAGCTATGAAGGCAATGCCCGCTCCGGCAAGTATGACAAAGATCATCACGACAGATCCGAGGATCACATAACGCGAATTGTCATCACTACGCGTCGGCGGAGCCTTTGCCGCAGAAGCGGCGGCGGCATTTTGTACAGGCCGAGAATGCTCGGCCGCCGACTCGTGTTTTGCGGTATGAACGGCTGCGGCTGAAGTGAATGCGACGCGAATATGCGTATCGCTGCCGATCTTGAGTTCGTCGCCGTCGCGGAGCGGGCGTGCCCGGCCGGTAAGGCGTTCGCCGTTTAGAAAGGTACCGTTGAGCGAGTCTTCATCGACAACGAGAATGTCCTCACCGTCGCGAAAGATGGTCGTGTTACGCCGTGAAAGCCCGCCGTCCGCCAAGATCAGCGTCGAGGCATCGGTGCGGCCGATGGTCACCTCATCATCGAGGCTGTATGTTCGCTCGCCATCGATCGACGAAATGTAGAGCGTTACGTCACGCATCGCTCATAAGCATAGCCAAATTTCGCTCAGAGTCTCAACGTCAGTGGTGATGTTCGTCGGCTACTTCCTTCAACTTTGAGAGGTCGAGCAGTTGTGAAAAGTCGTTGAAATGGAACATTGTCTCGTCGTGGCAGTGTTCGCAGTAGAAGGTTACGTCCTCGCCGAGGTACATATCCTTGAGGTGATAAGCGATAAAGCATCCGTAACAGCGCTGTATGCGCTTGCCGAATTCGGCGACGATCTCAGCAGAATTTTCCATTGTTGTTAATTATTTGACGACGCCGCGTGTTGATGCCGCGATGAAATCAAGCAGCAGATCGACCTCGGGCGAACCGGCGATCTCCTTTTTGATGCGTTCGACGGCCTGTGTGGTGTTGAGTTTGGCATTAAGCAGCAGGTGGAACGCGTGGTTCAGGTTTTGTATGGCCTCGGGCGAGTGGCCACGGCGTTTCGCACCGACGCGGTTAAGGCCGTAGCATTTTGCGTGGTTGCCTTGGATGGTAGCGAACGGCATCGCATCCTTTACGACGACCGAATAGCCGCCGACAAAGGCCTCGATGCCCATACGGCAGAATTGGTGAACGCCCGAATACGCGCCGATGCTCGCACGGTCGCCCACTTCGACATGGCCTGCGAGCGTGGCGGCATTCGCCATAATGATGCCGTCGCCCAGTCGGCAGTCGTGCGCTACGTGTGCCTGTGCCATCAAGAGGTTGTCGCTGCCGATTCGCGTTACGCCGCCGCCGCCCGCCGTGCCTCGATGAATGGTAACAAACTCGCGTATCTGGTTCCGTTCGCCGATCTCGGTCGAGGTCGGCTCGTCCGCGTATTTCAGATCCTGCGGAGCAAGCCCTATCGATGCGAAAGGGAAGATATGTGTACCCTTGCCGATCGTCGTCCTGCCGTCGATGACGACGTGCGAGACGAGCGTAACGCCTTCTGCAAGAGCGACGTCCGCCCCGACGGTGCAGAATGGCCCGATGGTGCAGCCGCTGCCGATCGCGGCTTCGGGGTGAACGATCGCTGTCGGGTGAATGGCGGCGGACATCGTGTCAGTCGTCAGAGCGTGCTTCCTCCGCGGCAGCTTCTGTTGCTTTCGGAATTTCCGCAGCGGGTTTGTTGCGTTGTATCAAAAAGACAAAGCCGATCATCACAAAAAGCGGAAGTATGCTCCACAGCGCACCTGCGACGATCGACACGAGAAACCCGATAAGTCCGAGCCGCGGCTTTCCCTTTTTGCGGCCGTAAATAAGCGGAATAAGACCGAGGACGACACCGATAACGACGCCGACCATGATCAGGAAGATAATATCTTCGCGGGTTATGTTCCCAAAGCCTGTCACAAAGGTTACTCTTTTCGGCGGTCAGCAATGACCGACATAATGGTTGCCTCGGCAGTAACGCTGCCGTCAACCGTGGCGACGCCGCTCATCTTTTGCACACGGCTGCCGATGCGAAGAGCCGTTACTTCAAGCATCAATGTGTCGCCGGGTACGACGGGGCGGCGGAACTTTGCCGCTTCGATGCCGCTAAAGAACGGTATCTTTTCGTCGCGGTTCTCAAATTCGCGCAGTGCAAGTATCGCAC from Chloracidobacterium sp. includes these protein-coding regions:
- a CDS encoding PQQ-dependent sugar dehydrogenase codes for the protein MNARNIITAIAAALLLTSTMAAQPRLVSQRIKPDRGAAFTLNVADGFEIIRAIDGMRRPRFLTNAPDGRIFVTDLFEPGDNRKGSIFILDGFDEQSGKFKRLTRYLSGLRNPNSCQFYKDADGQWWLYIAETQQLTRRKFTLGENAPTDNKPQVIATFPDYGESYKIGGWHLTRTITFSQDGMLYVSVGSSCNVCVEKASEPERGTVLIMNPDGSGKRVFAKGLRNAVGIRAIGDSVFVTEQGSDHLGPQKPDETFYKLQDGGDYGWPYCHSSNGKIFADPKFKRPGQCKNVLAPYAFFPAHASALGFDRFDDPDTDASIKGSFLVALHGSSDKNLRRGYKIVIMREGKAPQDLVNGFLSKGSVLGRPCDIMKLGANSFLFTDDDRGVVYLVRKKGTHPAIPRAAAD
- a CDS encoding polyphosphate kinase 2 family protein, which translates into the protein MKTDQFLVPENTKLDLKDYKTDFTAGYHDKSEAVEALEDNVAKLSKLQDALYAEGKQALLVVLQAMDAAGKDSTIEHVMSGVNPQGCQVVSFKQPSAEDLAHDFLWRCQKALPERGKIGIFNRSHYEEVLVVRVHPSILAGQALPADVISDKDIWKKRYESIRRWEEHLGENGVRIIKFFLHVSKDEQKKRFLKRIDQPEKNWKFSMGDVRERALWDEYMKCYTEAIAATSTKDAPWYIIPADTKWFTRLAVSEIIVKTLEKLDPQYPKMSDEQRAGLAEAKKALENE
- a CDS encoding HAD family hydrolase, encoding MRTVFLFDVDNTLLDNDRVTQDLRHYLDKEVGTKRSTLYWEIFEELRTELGYADYLGALQRYRMAHHYDSHLLAVSTYLINYPFANRLFPNSLDVIDRCRTLGKTVILTDGDVVFQPRKVERSGLYDAVAGNILIYIHKEKELADVERRYPADRYVVVDDKIRILAAIKEIWAERVRTVFVRQGHYAHDAELVAKYPPADLTVERIGDLLSIDEL
- a CDS encoding VWA domain-containing protein → MSRPADGSAGRKIGGLAKSLSALPSEQKRAAVEISAALAAVSLRLSREFVEAVPAAAEILSADELRVWAELGRKLGMTNLETGIAFFAEGAGALAGMSCAARSFVLQTAMKQLVLSSSTAVETVRLAPKAAAALRDTTLAERFFKLGLTIANRSAKHSADFLNQCEPVAAALEPFGERRSEVAESILTLGMQFAERTGGMAADLWAELPETLSRIDADQAVKLTAQAGDMLDLGGSVTLHFVRSGGRLLSIQPRAFDRWVTIIRALAGAGNSVLIAFLRSTPGVVSSVVRERPAEADANVAKVFENIGKIAARDAESALAAFRASADALAHVSADQFEAWVDKGLAEQAEASQKSRRSYFALETRESNEHLRRTRLGLSLDSVRNVLRLYVEALTGREVEIEPFTALSQETRIGDGKTIFLPAAISEFDSDETDFRLFKVLAAHGAGQIEFGTFAVDTPELKAAFRELKQLYAATAEQLDAFSLSGYIDDVRNGEAARPYDAFPASAAVLPEGSDHRAVIGAFPEPRLARKIFGTMENARIDHELRRSYRGLRKDLDLMQRYLRENRPYIFDVPAAQVPFELLFQITLCGGATDDARKFYGQAAAEIEAVIERYLRDMRRDSTVADSLLATSRVYNLFQNISPEQTQESASDESDDDSDFAYDDKDAAESVTEDQVKRERERTAHDVSELFNAWNSTDDEGEPDDLSGAEAWAHAEIPEVPLEPDDVAFAYDEWDREIGDYRVGWSRVIEKKVRRGDRTFVELTRSRYRGVISSIRHQFQLMKPENLARIHHELDGEDYDLNALVDLVIDRKADGRQAENIYIKRLRKQRDVAVSILLDQSSSTARTITRNPLQPYTHPGRRIIEIEKEGLVLMSEALESVGDIYSIYGFTSEGRRNVKFFIIKDFDEKYSSEIEQRIGGITFQNNTRLGAAIRHAAHKLLRRSSRTKLLIILTDGRPYDHDYGDARYAREDVREALTEAKTGGITPFCITIDRESEAELRNLYGNVGYTIIDDVLSLPERMPNIYRRLTS
- a CDS encoding FHA domain-containing protein, producing MRDVTLYISSIDGERTYSLDDEVTIGRTDASTLILADGGLSRRNTTIFRDGEDILVVDEDSLNGTFLNGERLTGRARPLRDGDELKIGSDTHIRVAFTSAAAVHTAKHESAAEHSRPVQNAAAASAAKAPPTRSDDNSRYVILGSVVMIFVILAGAGIAFIAVSRKDGAGGGKQTPQIRSGLIPMRVIDPLGGEDEDDLDDLIASWEVEEKEIDASTVGDVSVGSSDAAESDLNVTAAFLADRQKKALEPRNAETGIRPAGLDPPKELFGDGVIKQKAKLREMNSTGYRQPMDFADLAAKRLDKELIEMPMATESFYLDVGGSASDGPFNSFTFQDGSQPLASGSPKFQALVNLAANFAGHQYDLNNASDRKQMRVRLLRMFNPRAKAILKEVADAYFAKYGRPLRVTSLTRSMDYQIALNANNPNSFKVRGEGSLPPHTSGCAFDLARKHMTADEQNFVMKRLAEMEDANKLDALIEYGANACFHVFIYSDGVPPKM
- the lpxA gene encoding acyl-ACP--UDP-N-acetylglucosamine O-acyltransferase, whose amino-acid sequence is MSAAIHPTAIVHPEAAIGSGCTIGPFCTVGADVALAEGVTLVSHVVIDGRTTIGKGTHIFPFASIGLAPQDLKYADEPTSTEIGERNQIREFVTIHRGTAGGGGVTRIGSDNLLMAQAHVAHDCRLGDGIIMANAATLAGHVEVGDRASIGAYSGVHQFCRMGIEAFVGGYSVVVKDAMPFATIQGNHAKCYGLNRVGAKRRGHSPEAIQNLNHAFHLLLNAKLNTTQAVERIKKEIAGSPEVDLLLDFIAASTRGVVK
- the fabZ gene encoding 3-hydroxyacyl-ACP dehydratase FabZ, producing the protein MPILDSVAIQEILPHRYPFLLVDKIVELEPRVRIVGVKQVTVNEPFFAGHFPGAPVMPGVLQIEALAQVGAILALREFENRDEKIPFFSGIEAAKFRRPVVPGDTLMLEVTALRIGSRVQKMSGVATVDGSVTAEATIMSVIADRRKE